Below is a genomic region from Pan troglodytes isolate AG18354 chromosome X, NHGRI_mPanTro3-v2.0_pri, whole genome shotgun sequence.
TTGTGGAGCCTGTTCTCTGTGTGGTATTCTTGAGCTGCTCATATAATATATTTGTTTGTATATATCCTGAGCTTCCAGAAACTCCTGTCTCTCTAGGAATTCCTTGAGCCCCTATGAAGGTGGTAAGAATTAAAGGGAGCCATTCTTCCCAATAGGCCAACTGTGAACGGGTTGAGAGATGGGACTTCTTATTGaagaaggagagaggcctcatAAGTTCTTGGGCTTTGCTAAGTCATGATTGGAGAAGTGGTAGATCTCTTCTTTTTGTATCTGAGGGAGGCGGCAGCATTTTGGCTGAGTAGGTCAAGTCCCTTTGGAGGCAATGGCCTGAGCAGGGTCAGCAGGAAGGATGGTTCTTTCCCCACATACTGAGGGCATCTGCCCAGGTTTAGTGGGCTGGGACTCCTTAGATTACCTTCTCATGCTGCCAGCTCCCTCATCTCAGCCTGGCACTTAAATTGTTGAGTTTCCCCCAGTAGGAAGTTCTGGGGGAAAGAGGAGTCACAAGCACATATTCAGGTTTCTCTCTGTACAGAATTCCTCTCAGAATTATTTGAATTTGCAATGAAATAATGTGCAAATATTATATCCAGTACTTCCTCTGATACTATTGCTGCCATCCGCATCTCTTGTCTTGTGCTGGATCTAGACAGACATGGTATCTGAGGCTTCCTAGCTAGGTTCCCAGTGTGGCCTGGCCTTGATTCAGGTGTCAACAAATATCGCGTAGATGGATGAcggctcttttctttcttttttttcttttgtagaaaataaaaagccaggtGAAGTTTCCAAGGGCCACAAGAAGATAAGTTGGCCCTACCCTCAGGTAAGGTATGCCTGTTGTTGAGGGTAAGGTCAAGAACAGGTTGCTTGTCCTGGGAGAGGCCCACTAAACCCAGTAAATATTGGGTGACTCTGGACAGAGTGCCACATTGGAGTCAGTGGATCTGGCTTTCCCTCCTTCTCTGGGTGGCCGCAGCAGAGAATCAGCAGCATTTTTCCCAAGTCATATGCAGCTTCGTGCTTGATTTACCTTGGTAGGGATTATCATTATCCCCATGTTTTAGTTGAGGAAACTGTCAGTGAGAAAGTTCCTAGGTTCAAGGTAACACAACTGGGATTTGAGACTGTCTGATTCTCAAGTCCCTGTTTCTTATGGAGAAGAGGGAGGCCAAAACATCATCTTTGGTTCCTGGATCTCCTGGTCCTGCTGGGAAAGGTGTGGGTAAGTAAGGCTTGGGAAAGAGCAATGAGAAGAAGGTATAGGCCAGAGAAGGCTTGGGTTCTCACAATTTAGCATGGGTGAAGCTCTCAAACTTTAACCAGTCCtctagaatcacctggaggatgGGGGAAAACATtgattgctgggccccacctcagagtttctgattcagtaggtctggcaTGGCATCCCATGATTTGtatttctagcaagttcccaggtgctgctgctactgctggtCTGAGGACCACTCTTTTGAGAGTCACTTATCTAGAAAGGTTTTCCCTGGGCCTTGGGAAACCTTCCCAGCTGCCCTTCCCCTCTGAGAGGTCTCCTGTCAGTCCCTGCCTAGCTATGGGAGAGAGGACCTCTACCCAGCCAGATGGGCAGATCTTTGGGGATGGAGCCCTTTttgcctctctcctttctttgtcCCCACAACTACACTTATCTGAGAAGCTTTAACTCCTGCTGCTCACCTTGGGAGTGAGGGGATGAGAGGATGAGAGGATTGAGAGATAGAAGGGGCATTTATGAGGGGATGTTGTCTTCCTTCTAGGGCTTCTTGCTGCCTTTTTGAGGTGATTTCCATGGGTTCATTacctctgttttttttctcttatgtggTGGCCAGCCTGCAAAGCAAAATGGGAAGAAAGCAACCTCCAAAGTGCCCTCTGCACCTCATTTTGTTCACCCCAATGATCATGCCAATCGAGAGGCTGAATTAAAGAAGAAGTGGGTAAGCTTTTTGCCttggtggggagagagagggccTGCCTTGAATGCCAGGTCCGCAGAAGTGTTGAATGGAAGGGCAAAGGCAAGAGTTGTTAGGGTTGTTGAGGCTATTTGTGGAAGCCAGGAGAGAGGGAGGTTACCATGATACTGGATTTACGTCTGCATTTGTTCACCACCCAGTCCATTGCTGTCTGGCTTATGCTTCCACTGCTCTGCTGACACTACCCCTGCTGGCCTCATCAGCGCCTTCCCTGACATCACATTCATGAATAGTATTCTTCCCTCATCTTATTGGAATGCTCAGCATTTGAGGCTATGCTTTCTTTGAAGCATGTGGACTTTCTTGTCATCTCACTCTCCtggatgtctttcttctttgactaGCCACTGACAGTCTCTTTTGCcactttttcccctttcttatcttttttttttttttttttttttgagatggagtttcaccttgttgtcccggctggagtgcagtggtgtgatctcgattcactgcaacctctacctcccgggttcaagcgattctcctgcctcagcctcctgagtagctgggattacaggcatgcaccaccacgcccagctaattttgtatttttagtagagatggagtttcaccatgttggtcaggctggtcttgcactcctgacctcaggtgatccacctgcctcggcctcccaaagtgttgagattacaggcgtgagccaccctgcccagccttctTCCTTATCTTTAAATGATGAAGCATCCCAGGACCTTGGCTTCTTTCCATCTCTGGTCTTAAGTGGTTCCGCCTGCCTAGGATAcattctctctctgctttttataccctcttttctctgcaactcttttcttcccttcatctctctttttcttcttctcaaacCCTCATCTCCTGATGTCATATCTTCCCTCTCCCTGGaccctgctcctcccacctctgccatgTCGCACCATTTCCTCTGTCTGTCACCCATCCCTCCCTTAGGCTGCAGACCCAGTCAGCTCCAGTACCAGTGTGTGTTCACTTGTTAGGTTGAGGAGATGAGGGAGAAGCAGCAAGCCGCCCGGGAGCAAGAAAGACAAAAACGCAGGACCATCGAGAGCTACTGTCAGGATGTCCTAAGACGCCAGGAGGAGTTTGAGCATAAGGTAAGAGTGCAGCCCTTGCCCCTGGGTAGGTTTGCTCAAAGCATCTTTTGCCGTTTTTCTGTGAAAGGGAAGAAGGTGTGAAGTTGTTGGAGGGGAACAAGGGAATCAGTGTAGAGAGGATAGAAAACCGTGGGGACGGacgaagggagggagggagggataaagGGAGATAAAGGGCCATTTTGAGCCTTACCCGTGACTGGACACCTCTGGAGAGCTCCTCTCTCCCAAGGTTGAGCCTGAAGACTGGGGCTGGTGGTGGAGTCGGGGGCTGGGAGAGTTACATGTTACCAggggatggggttgggggagagggagcGAAAGTATGAGGAGAGgattgagagacagagaggagcaTATGTGAGGGGATGTTGTCTTCCTTCTAGGGCTTCTTGCTGCCTTTTTGGCAGATGTTCTTGTTTCACACACAGAATACACGCTTGCCAGCTCATACTCCCTTTTCTGACATGCAGTGTGTATGCCTCCCCCATCCTGTGTCCCTCATAGATTGTTTTTTTcacacctccctcctccctccctttcacaCCCATGTGCACACTCAGGTCTCCACCTGGTGCTCTAGCACACGTATACACATAGGCGCACACATGAACCATGGGGTTCTGTCCATTTTTCTTCCAGTTCCCAGCTTTATTGGTTGGTCAAAGCTACTTTTTGGTGGCCTGAGACtcacatgatttattttttaaattattattttactttaagttctagggtacacgtgcacaacgtgcaggtttgttacatatgtatccatgtgccatgttggtgtgctgcacccattaacttgtcatttacattaggtatatctcctaatgctatccctccgccctccccccaccctacaacagtccccggtgtgtgatgttccccttcctgtgtccaagtgttctcattgttcaattcccacctatgagtgagaacatgtggtgtttggtttttttatccttgaaatagtttgctgagaatgatggtttccagcttcatccatgtccctacaaaggacatgaactcatccttttttatggctgcatagtattccattgtgtatatgtgccacattttcttaatccagtctatcattgatggacatttgggttggttccaagtctttgctattgtgaatagtgccgcaataaacatacgtgtgcacatgtctttatagtaacatgatttataatcctttgggtatatacccagtaatggggtggctgggtcaaatggtatttctagttctagatccttgaggaatcgccacactgccttccacaatggttgaactagtttccagtcccaccaacagtgtaaaagtgttcctatttcttcacatcctctccagcacctgttgtttcctgactttttaatgatcgccattctaactggtttgagatggtatttcattgtggttttgatttgcatttctctgatggccaggacTCACATGATTTTTTAAGCCTCCTATAGTTTACAAAGCCCTGCTTCTCTTTCTcgctctctcctcctcctcccctggaccattctctttttttttctcctttaggaGGAAGTTTTGCAGGAATTAAATATGTTTCCTCAGCTGGATGACGAGGCCACGAGGAAGGCTTATTACAAGGAGTTCCGTAAGGTACAGGGTTCCATTTCTTCAGGCTTTTGCGGGAGGGTTCCAGTCCAGCCCCTTTTCCTCtccatttctgttttttcctgactgaGATGGAGATTTTTGTTTCACAGGCCTGCATCACTGCTACCCTATCCTTTCCCTGCCCTCATCTCCTGGTCCTCTGCCCTGCAGGTGGTGGAATACTCTGATGTGATTCTGGAAGTCCTGGATGCCAGAGACCCATTAGGCTGCCGCTGCTTCCAAATGGAGGAGGCTGTCCTGCGAGCACAAGGCAACAAGAAGCTGGTCCTGGTCTTGAACAAGATTGGTAGGTGTTAGGCAGGATTGGGTGTGACAGGGAAGGTGGGCAGGCCATCTTTAACGTCTAGCTTGGACCAGACACTGAACCCAGCAACTCAGTGATACTCATATTAGTCATGCAAAGTAGAAATTTTTGTTCCGATTTTCAAAGCCTGTATCACAGAGTATGGTACAAGTTAGGTGTGGAATCCAAGCCTGTCTGCCTTTCAGGCCCCTGTTCTTGCCATTTTGAGCCTTCTCTGTTTTTGGACAACCCTGGAGAGTTCCTCCTCCCTCAACTCAAAGACTGGGGCAGAGGAGCACATGGGCTCAGGAGTCACTCATGTCTAGGGTTCAGCCCCCCACCTGTCCTGATTCTTTTCTCTGAGACACTGGATAAGTCATGCCACCTCCAAGAGCTCCTGTTTCTCTAGCTGTAAAATGGGCCATGGGTATCCCAACCTCACAgatttgttgtaagaattaatGATAAAATGCTTGGTACATGGTGGTCAGTACTTCACACATGATAGCCATTCTTTTTAGGGTTATCTTTGTCATTTGGCCCAACCTAGAATGATCCAGAGAGGGGATAGGAAACACAATATTTGGGGGGTCTCTGATGCTCCTGGCGCTGTTTTGGAAAGAGAACATTTGGGACCAGATAGCTAGTTTGTCCATTTTCCCTGAGGGAACAGAGGCCCCCTCAGGGAGGGCTAACGCATCCCGTAGACCAGACTGTCCTTTCTAACTCCAACCTGCGGACTGGATGGGAATGACAGGGCCAGTTGAGAGACCTGTTGATGGTAGGTGGGCCTAGCTTTGGGTACGGGTGGAGGTGTCTTTGGAGGGAACCATGGAGGTGTTGTTCTGCTTACCAGCCCCATCTGTTCCTATATTTACCCCAGACCTGGTCCCCAAggaggttgtggagaaatggCTGGATTACCTTCGGAATGAGTTGCCAACTGTGGCTTTCAAGGCCAGTACCCAGCATCAGGTCAAAAACCTGGTAAGCCTGGGGCTAGGGTCATCTAACCGCTTTCAGGGTAGTTTGGGGCCAGAGCTGGGAGGGTCGTGACTTGGACTGGGACCTCCAGCCCTTTAGTAATTGAACTGGGCCTTCAACTTTGAGCTTTTTGCTCCAccgagtgactttttttttttttttttgagatggagtttcactcttattgcccaggttggaatgcaatggtgcgatctcggcttactgcaacctccacctcctgggttcaaatgattctcctgcctcagcctccgaagtagctgggattacatgcacgcgtcaccatgccctgctaatttttgtaatttttgtatttttagtagagatgggttttgccatgttgaccagactggtctcgaactcctgacttcaggtgatccacccacctcggcctcccaatgtgctgggattataggcataagccaacatgcctggccagtGACTTCTTAATATTAGTTTCACTTGACTTCTTCCTGTATTATCACTCTTCaggaagcatttcttttttttcacttgtaaGGATAAAAGATAATGTCTATAGGGAATTTGTAAAATACAGTTAactacttgtttgtttgtttatttatttatttgagacagagtctcactctgttgcccaggctggagtgcaatggcatgatcttggcttactgcaaccgcTGCCcaccaagttcaagcaattctcctgcctcagcctcccaagtagctgggactacaggcatgtgccaccatgcctggctaatttttgtatttttagtagacacggggtttcgccgtgttggccgggctggtctcaagctcctgacttcgggtgatccacccgccttggcctcccaaagtgctgggattacaggcgtgagccaccactcccggtctaactttattttttattttttgagacagagtctcactttgtcacctaggctagagtgcagtggcaccatctcggctcactgcaatctctgcttcctgggttcaagtgattcttgtgcctcagcctctagagtagccaGGATTgtggctaagttttgtgtttttttttttagtagagatggggtttcaccatgttggccaggctggtctcgaactcctgacctcaggtgatctaccagccttggcttcccagaatgctaggattatagctgtgagccactgtgcacaacCAACTACTTGTTAACTCTAAAAAATACGTATACCTccaatcatttttctctttgaaacaaaTCACAGTTCTTCCCAATTATATCATTAATAGAGAAATATGTATggtttgtaaaatattaatacagaaaCATTGTTTCTGGGAGAAAAATTGGATACTAAGGgacattttttttcaattttgcatTGGAtgttaaacttatttaaaaataaagtagaaaaaataaaattaactacaGATAAAGCTTAAATACCCTTTCACCAGTCTCCTTAATGCTAGTCTCCTTTATTCATGCCCAGAGGTAACTGCCATTGACAGTTTGGTGTGCATTCTTccagactttatttattttagatacagataTTTAGGGTCTCAATTGGTCATCCAGGCctcagtgcagtggcgtgatgatagctcattgcagcctcaaactgctgggctcaagccatcctcctgcctcagcctcctgagtaccttggactataagtgcatgccaccatgccaggctaatttttatcttttttatttttgtagagatggggggaggGTCTTgctttggtgcccaggctggtcttgaactcctggcctcaagtgaccctcccatctcagccttccaaagtgcggagattaccggcgtaagccactgcactcggccttcTTCCAAATGTTATTCTGTGCTTTGGATATACATAGAAGTGTATATATAAAGAGGGAATACTGTTTGGAAGTATTATGTATATCATTCTGtggcttagtttttttttctcttggacaTCTTTCTATAGAGATGTGCCTTTTCGAGGCTGAATACAAttagtttccagttttttattgttataacCTGGGCTTCCACAAATACCCTTGCACATGTCTCCTTGGCACATGGGCAAGTGTGTGTTTGTAGGTGAGGTAGAGAAAGGGAGTGGCTGGGTCATAGCCTTTCTGCATTTTACCTTTACCTAGACACTGATGAATCACCCTCCGtgatggctgtaccaatttatactcccaccagtgGGGTAGATGAATGTGTGAGAGGCCTCTTTTCCTACACCCTTGGCAACATTTGATAGCATTAAACTTTTAAACCTTTCAGAAACATGATaccttatttacattttcttggccttttttaaatttaaatttaaattttttttgagatggagtttcactcttgttgcccaggccggagtgggatggcacgatctcggctcactgcaacttctgcctcccgggttcaagtgattctcctccctcagcctcccgagtagctgggatgacaggcatttgctaccacgtctggctaattttgtatttttagtagagacagggtttcaccatgttggtcaggctggtcttgaactcctgacctcaagtgatccacctgctttagcttcccaaagtactgggattacaggtttgagccaccgtgcccagcttcttGGCCTTTTTGATGGCAAAAATAGAAGccgccttttctttctttttttttttctttttttttttttttgagatgacgtctcactctatctcccaggctggggtgcactggtgcaatcttgggtcactgcaacctctgcctcctgggttcaagcgattcttctgcctcagcctcccgagtagctgggattacaggtgcgcgccaccacacccagctaatttttgtatttttagtagagacgtggttttgccacgttggccaggctggtcttaaactcgtgacctcaagtgatccgcctgccttggcctcccaaagtgctggattacaggcatgagccacagcacctggccagaaGCCACCTTTTCTAACAGCTGTATTTCATTTGTATTCCACTTTAAGGCTACAGCTTTTTAACCTGTTTCTTATTGATGGCTATATAGGCTAATTCCAATTTTGTGATATTGGAAACAATgctgtggctgggcgtggtggctcacgccggtaatcccagcactttgggaggccaaggtgggcagattgcttgatgccaggagtttgagaccagcctgaccaacatggcgaaactctgtctttactaaaaatacaaaagttagccgggtgtggtggtgcatgcctgtagtcccagctacttgggatgttgaggcatgagaatcgtttgaacccaggaggtggaagttgcagtgagccaaggttgcgccaccacactcctgcctgggtgacagagtaagactctgtctcaaagaaaaaaagtaagggaagaggagggagggaattCTGGGCAGAGGAGGTGGCATCAGGAGTAAAGGTTGGGATGGCTTTGTCCTGTGTGAGGAATTGAGGGAGGGTAGGCTGTGGGCCAGGCTCCCTCTCATCCCTGCGCAGGCAGGGAGGGTGGGCATCCCTGTTGTGCACACAGGGCACTGAGGCCTGGAGAAGGGAAGCAGGCTTTGCTGGACATAGGCCTGTGAGAAGTAGACCTGGAGCTCAAACCTGGCCTATTTAGAGCCAGGATGCCATCCTGCCACTGCCGAGGGAGGCAAGTGACATGTGTCGAAGCAGAGGCAGGGGCAGAGGAGACTGGAGACACAAAGAcagtggaggggaatggggaAATGACACGTGTTCAAGATCTGTGTGAGAAGCCTTCCGTTTCAGGCTGAGGAGCTCAGTGATCATAGGGAGGCCCTGAAAGTTGGAAATCTGGGCTCAGACCTCATCTGCCACCTGATGTCTCTTCtgtgatattcattttttttttccagaatcgtTGCAGTGTGCCAGTAGGTCAGGCCTCTGAGTCACTGCTGAAAAGCAAAGCCTGCTTTGGAGCTGAAAACCTCATGAGGGTTCTGGGGAACTATTGCCGCCTTGGTGAAGTGCGCACCCACATTCGTGTGGGTGTTGTGGGTAAGACCTGCTGTGTGGTCATGGGGCTCAGGCTTCTTTCTTGAGCGGACACTTCGCCGGGGGAAAGGATCCTGGGAGCTTCATTGTCTTTTGCGGGGAGAGAGGAGTGGTTCAGGAAGGGTTTTGTGATTTGTAACTTGGATGGGTGGGCATCACTGCGTATTGAGTATTAGATTCATGGAGCAAATGCAGGGTGCCAGGCTTGGAGTTGGTACCATCTCATCCTATCAGAGCTATGGGAGGGTGGGGTGACCGTCTACCTTTTACGGATGAGAATTCtgagtgaggctcagagaagggcaAAGGGACTTTTGGAGCCCAGCCCTGTGCAAGACAAGGCAGAGCTGAGGATCAAAACCTGGGCCTTTCTGGAGCACAGGTTTCTGAGGGAGGGATGATGGGAATGGAGTAGGGAAATTGAGAGAGGCAGAGATAGATCACCAGAGAAAGAATGTGAAGCCACGTGAGAAAGACATTGGAGAGAGAGCTAGACACTGAGAAGGTATAGGTACGCATACCAGGATAGATACAGAAGAAGACACAGAGAACGCACTGGGAAGCCAGATGGCAGGATTGGtggggaatggaaagaggagACAAATTTACATGATGGAGGCATGTAAAGAGGGAGATACAATCAGAAACACCAAAAGGGACATAGAAACAGACATGCATACAGAGATCTGCCGAGGGAGACATAGGAAGGGTAGAGATAACCCATGTATGTAGAGAGGCAGACATGTTTTCTCAAAGAATGAGAGAGACAAACATACTACAGGGATAGAGACAGATTCAGAGAGAGACATACATGGAAGCAGACTGGACAAGGCTGTAGATACAGAGGAACACATACACATAGCTCTTAAGTACACATACAGatccacaaacacatacacagacCCACGCTACAGACCCAGAGATCCAGAGGAGGCACATCTAGCGAGACAGAACCAGAGTCAAAATGCATGTAGACTAAGCCCttcccacacacacccaccccaacGCTGCTCCCCCAACGCGCATAGAACCACAAGGAGGGCTGGATGTAGCAGCTCattcatgcctgtagccccagcactttgggaggctgaggcgcacagatcacttgaggtcaggagtttgagaccagcatggccaacatggcgaaaccccatgtctactaaaaatacaaaaattagatgtgtgtggtggcgggcatttgtaatcccaggtactcgggaggccgaggcaggagaatcgcttgaatctgggaggtggaggttacagtgagttgaggttacagtgagttgagatcgtgccaccattgagatccagcctgggcaacagagcgagactccgtctcaaaaaaaagaagacacgCATGTGCCCACATACACTTTGACCCTCGAACATAATCACATACCCAGAGTTACAGAGGGACACAAATACCAGACATGTCACGATGAGGCAGGTATGTGTACCTGTacagagagaaatagagacaTACAGAGAGGAGGTTAAGGAGGCGCAGACAGGGAGAGAGTAGAAGAGACACCGTGAGACACATACAGAGAGGCATCCATGAAGTGACCAGCCCACAGAGATGAGGAGCATGGACAGAGGCTGACAGGAGTTGGCATGGAGGGAATTACAAATAGAGGCAGGATTGGTGGGGTGGAGAGAATCAGAGAGAAAAGAACAATGGCCAGAATGAGAGACAGACAAATTGGCAGAGAAAGAGGTGCTTAGAtacaaagacacagagagaaacaaagataagatagagaaagagactGAGTGGGAGAgatacaagaaaaggaaaaagtggtGATACTGAGAATGGGAAtgaccgagagagagagagagagagagagagagatgtgtagAGACTTCCATGCATGGTGATAATTTAGAATGAGAATGACCTAGAGAGAGGGACGGGGGAGAGAGGTGTGCAGAGGCTTCATGCACGAGAGGTATACTTagacatatactttttttttctttaggcaaTCAGCTTTCTCGGGTTGAAACAAGCATATGCTTGAGACAATAGTACACACATGTAAATTGAGCACATACAGAAAGAGAACGGTGAGGAATGAGGCCCAGTAAGGGGAAACACAAAGACATCCACAGGCTGAGTGAGAATGGCTGACAGATGCCCAAACAGCAAAATACACACCTCAGGTAGACAGCTGCACAGAGAGACTGGCATCTGGAGATGACCTCCATCCCCATCCATGGAGTGATACACCCAGACAGGTTGTTCTCTGTTTCTTAGACATTTCTCGATGTCCACCTTCTGTTGGATTGTGCCACTGAGGCCTTGCATTGAGGACCTCTGCCTGGCTGATTGTGGGTGGGAGGTTGGTGTCACGTCTAGAAAGAGGGACATACCTATCTAGCATGCTCACAAATGGAGGGGAGAGGTAGAAAGGCCCTGTAGGGGCTTTGTCAGGGCCTggggtgggaagggaggaggTCAGGCTCAATTTTTTGGCTTCCCCATGGCCTGGTTACTACCCCTGGCTAGGCCTCCCTCACACAGGCTGGCCTGAGTGTTCCTGAGGGCCTCTTCTGCCCTGAGCCATCTGCTGCTATTTTGTAGGTCTTCCCAATGTTGGGAAGAGCAGCCTGATCAATAGCCTGAAGCGCAGCCGCGCATGCAGCGTGGGAGCTGTTCCTGGAATTACCAAGTAAGCACCTGCCTGCTCCTCCACTCCACAATTCCTTGACCCTACCATTTCCCCCCAACTCCCATGCCTTCAGCCCCTGTCCCTTTCCTTATCATGGACCATCCCCTGATGCTTTCCCCAGGCATGGGAGTCTCATAGCCCTCATTTTCCTGATACACCCTAGGTGTGGGCCAGGTCCCCACGTGGGTGGTTCCCATTAGCGCCTTGAAGCTTTTGAATAACGATGCAAGATTGGGCTACAAATGGGAGCTCTGTTGACTGGATGAAGCAGCTGAGGCTTGGAGAGTCAAGCTTGCCCAAGATCCTGCAGCTCAGTCCCCAGTGGCAGAGGGATAGATTAGAATCAGCCTCAAGTCTGTAGACCCCCAGTCACCCCTCCTCCAGCTCTACATCTCTCCACCTTCGTCTCTAATGCACCCTTCCCTCACTCCTTTACACTCCCACATCCCAGGCCCACCTTCGTGATTGGGGCCTCTACGATGCCAGGTACATCTGGGCTTTCTTCTTCCCCGCCCCAGATTCATGCAGGAGGTCTACCTGGACAAGTTCATCCGGCTCTTGGAT
It encodes:
- the GNL3L gene encoding guanine nucleotide-binding protein-like 3-like protein isoform X1, which gives rise to MMKLRHKNKKPGEVSKGHKKISWPYPQPAKQNGKKATSKVPSAPHFVHPNDHANREAELKKKWVEEMREKQQAAREQERQKRRTIESYCQDVLRRQEEFEHKEEVLQELNMFPQLDDEATRKAYYKEFRKVVEYSDVILEVLDARDPLGCRCFQMEEAVLRAQGNKKLVLVLNKIDLVPKEVVEKWLDYLRNELPTVAFKASTQHQVKNLNRCSVPVGQASESLLKSKACFGAENLMRVLGNYCRLGEVRTHIRVGVVGLPNVGKSSLINSLKRSRACSVGAVPGITKFMQEVYLDKFIRLLDAPGIVPGPNSEVGTILRNCVHVQKLADPVTPVETILQRCNLEEISNYYGVSGFQTTEHFLTAVAHRLGKKKKGGLYSQEQAAKAVLADWVSGKISFYIPPPATHTLPTHLSAEIVKEMTEVFDIEDTEQANEDTMECLATGESDELLGDTDPLEMEIKLLHSPMTKIADAIENKTTVYKIGDLTGYCTNPNRHQMGWAKRNVDHRPKSNSMVDVCSVDRRSVLQRIMETDPLQQGQALASALKNKKKMQKRADKIASKLSDSMMSALDLSGNADDGVGD